The following are encoded together in the Paludisphaera mucosa genome:
- a CDS encoding RNA polymerase sigma factor produces MVDVHEIDVASPGSSGSVLPPAARRMFDAIEGLPDDEREALDLVRIHGMSQVEAAELLGVSIKTVQRRLQRAVVLLTAELRDLGPDSPAELRALLKSVQRRWLNDPDLMGLRDGSPSEALTPQERREFQTLCEGLAQVIRDLGD; encoded by the coding sequence ATGGTCGACGTCCACGAGATCGACGTCGCCTCGCCGGGGAGCAGCGGATCGGTCTTGCCGCCGGCCGCCCGACGCATGTTCGACGCCATCGAAGGCCTGCCGGATGATGAACGCGAGGCGCTGGACCTCGTCAGGATCCACGGCATGAGCCAGGTCGAGGCGGCGGAATTACTCGGGGTTTCGATCAAGACGGTGCAGCGCAGGCTGCAGCGGGCCGTCGTCTTGCTGACGGCGGAGCTTAGAGATCTGGGGCCGGACTCGCCCGCCGAGCTTCGAGCCTTGCTCAAGTCAGTGCAGAGGCGTTGGCTGAACGACCCCGATCTCATGGGATTGCGGGACGGGTCCCCTTCCGAAGCCCTCACGCCCCAGGAACGAAGGGAATTTCAGACTCTCTGCGAAGGGCTCGCCCAGGTCATCCGGGATCTGGGCGACTGA
- a CDS encoding IS630 family transposase, producing MIRIHLDETTRDELKALRRADLPHKVRDRIEMVTLSDVGWPAPRIAGHFGRHPQTVRDLLRSFLARGSSALHPSRSGPDPDLERRDRVEAALRELLRRGRTWTSGQLSRALTERDISLGARQVRRYLKRMGARYRRTGSTLRHKQDPAKAERARRVLANLKARAEAGLLKLYYLDECGFAPTLPTGCSWALRGERKLVEYEAPQGRRANAIAAYRPYDLSPRLEVFAAERTWDAYDLLGFLGALPCSRLPRVVVLDNAGLHTGRVVRAARARLAARRGIYLYFLPAYSPELNEIEPVFRQVKYQEMPRRSYTTRSGLREAVVTAFDGYGRRLRPKRVERPRPAA from the coding sequence ATGATCCGCATCCACCTCGACGAGACGACCCGCGACGAACTGAAGGCGTTGCGACGAGCCGACCTGCCGCACAAGGTGCGCGACCGCATCGAGATGGTCACGCTCTCCGACGTCGGATGGCCGGCCCCGAGGATCGCCGGTCACTTCGGGCGTCACCCCCAGACCGTCCGCGACTTGCTCCGATCGTTCCTCGCCCGCGGCTCCTCCGCCTTGCATCCCTCCCGGAGCGGGCCCGATCCCGACCTCGAGCGGCGCGACCGCGTCGAGGCGGCCCTCCGCGAGCTGCTGCGGCGGGGACGGACCTGGACCAGCGGCCAGCTGAGCCGGGCCCTGACCGAGCGCGACATCTCCCTCGGGGCCAGGCAGGTGCGGCGGTACCTCAAGCGGATGGGTGCCCGCTACCGCCGCACCGGCTCGACCTTGCGGCACAAGCAGGACCCGGCTAAGGCCGAGCGGGCCCGCCGCGTCCTGGCCAACTTGAAGGCCCGGGCCGAGGCCGGCCTGCTGAAGCTGTATTACCTCGACGAATGCGGCTTCGCCCCGACGCTGCCGACCGGCTGCAGCTGGGCCCTGCGCGGCGAGCGGAAGCTGGTGGAGTATGAGGCGCCGCAGGGCCGGCGGGCCAACGCCATCGCCGCCTACCGGCCCTACGACCTCTCCCCCCGCCTGGAGGTCTTCGCGGCCGAGCGGACGTGGGACGCGTACGACCTGCTCGGCTTCCTCGGGGCCCTGCCATGCTCGAGGCTGCCCCGGGTCGTCGTCCTCGACAACGCGGGCCTGCACACCGGCCGGGTCGTCCGTGCGGCGAGGGCTCGTCTGGCCGCCAGACGCGGGATCTACCTGTACTTCCTGCCCGCGTACAGCCCGGAGCTGAACGAGATCGAGCCGGTCTTCCGGCAGGTCAAGTATCAGGAGATGCCGCGGCGGAGCTACACGACGCGATCGGGCCTCCGCGAGGCCGTGGTGACGGCATTCGACGGCTACGGCCGCCGGCTTCGACCCAAACGTGTAGAAAGGCCACGTCCGGCTGCTTAG